Proteins encoded in a region of the Zea mays cultivar B73 chromosome 4, Zm-B73-REFERENCE-NAM-5.0, whole genome shotgun sequence genome:
- the LOC100384742 gene encoding Cytochrome c1 2, heme protein, mitochondrial-like, with amino-acid sequence MAAARGINQLLKRILHNQSAGPWLLSSFRGNHEESSAGLRALALLGVGASGLLSFATIASADEAEHGLAAPDYPWPHAGIMSSYDHASIRRGHQVYTQVCASCHSMSLISYRDLVGVAYTEEETKAMAAEIEVVDGPNDEGEMFTRPGKLSDRFPQPYANEQAARFANGGAYPPDLSLITKARHNGQNYVFALLTGYRDPPAGVQIREGLHYNPYFPGGAIAMPKMLNDGAVEYEDGTPATEAQMGKDVVSFLSWAAEPEMEERKLMGVKWIFLLSLALLQAAYYRRMRWSVLKSRKLVLDVVN; translated from the exons ATGGCTGCCGCAAGGGGCATTAACCAGCTTCTGAAGAGAATTCTCCACAACCAGTCCGCT GGTCCATGGCTGCTTTCTTCATTTCGGGGAAATCATGAAGAGTCCTCTGCTGGATTGAGAGCATTGGCGCTTCTTGGAGTTGGTGCCTCCGGTCTTTTGAGTTTTGCTACAATAGCATCTGCTGATGAAGCTGAGCATGGTTTGGCAGCCCCAGATTATCCGTGGCCACATGCTGGCATCATGAGCTCTTATGATCATGCATC AATTCGCCGAGGGCATCAAGTTTACACACAAGTTTGTGCTTCTTGTCACTCCATGTCCTTGATTTCATACCGTGATTTGGTTGGGGTGGCCTATACTGAGGAGGAAACAAAGGCAATGGCTGCTGAGATTGAGGTCGTTGATGGTCCTAATGATGAGGGTGAAATGTTCACCCGCCCTGGTAAACTCAGCGATCGCTTTCCACAGCCTTATGCAAATGAGCAAGCAGCCCGATTTGCTAATGGTGGCGCCTACCCGCCGGACCTTAGTCTTATCACAAAG GCAAGGCACAATGGTCAGAACTATGTTTTCGCTCTTCTTACTGGATACCGTGATCCACCTGCTGGTGTTCAG ATTCGTGAGGGTCTGCACTACAACCCCTACTTCCCTGGTGGTGCCATAGCCATGCCCAAGATGCTCAATGATGGAGCTGTTGAGTATGAGGATGGTACTCCTGCAACTGAAGCCCAG ATGGGTAAGGATGTTGTATCATTCCTTTCATGGGCAGCTGAGCCTGAGATGGAAGAGAGAAAGCTG ATGGGAGTGAAATGGATCTTTCTACTATCACTAGCGCTTCTTCAAGCTGCATACTACCGCCGCATGAGGTGGTCAGTCTTGAAGTCCCGTAAGCTGGTCCTGGATGTTGTCAACTGA